CTGCGCGGGCTTGCCCCGGCCCGCGTCGCCGGAGGCGTAAGCGGGCCGGGGGCGCTTGCGCCCCGCCCTGAGCCGGCGGGCGCCACGGTGCGCCGCGTCAGCGGCGCCTTGACCCCGTATAGAAACTCGTAACCAGCTCACCCAGACCGGAAGTGCCGTTGCCGGGCCCGAATGGCGTCCACGATGGGCGCCTCCCCGTGCGCGAGTCCGGAGCGCATGAACCTCCACTTGGCATCGATGACGATGTTGCGACCGTCGAGCGGAGGTAGTCCCTGAGAGTGGCGGCGCTCAGCCTGCTGGTGGTCGCGGCGCTCCTGCTGGAGCCGGCCGTAGGTGGTCGAGTAGGCGAGGCTCTTCGTGGCGGCATGACCGCGGTAGCCCAGCATGTGCGCCCAACGAGCAAACGCGATGTCGCGGTGCGCTGGGTCGAGGTCCAGGGCGAAGCACTCCCGCACCATGCGTTCGGCATGCGCGGGCAAGTGGAGCCAGTACAGGTCATCGACGCTCTTAATCCTGCGTGGTGGCAGGCCGGCAATCTCGGCGCCCTTCGTGACGTACTTGGCGATGTACAGCGCAGCTCGCGGGCCGCTGATGCCGTCGCCGGCCTGGCTCACCGGCTGCACGTCGAGCTGAGAACCGAAGCGCACCGTCCGCGAGAAAAGATCGACATACACCGCCGCTGCGGCATGACGTAGGCCGGACTCCAGCAGCTCCACACGCGCCCACGAGGGCGGAGCCGAGGACGGACCGGACGGGCCGTCGATGCGAATCACGACGTGGAAGTGGATGACTCCCCTGGCCTGATACTCGGCGACCTTGAAGAAGGACACCTTGGCCACCTTGCCGAGGCTCGTCCGGCTGGTCCCGACACGCGCTGCGATCTCGCGGCGCAGGTAGATGGTGAGCCGCTTCCACAGCTCGCCCGCGTACGCGTTGAACAGCACCGCGCCGGTGTAGTCGTAGCACTCCAGGCACATCGCCTGACCGACCCGAGGATCACCCTCACCATGCCGCTCCCGGCACGACATCACCACACCGTGCGGGCACGGCTCCGCGTCACGGCGGACGCGACAGCGCAACGGCTTCCCGTCCTTGCCGAGCTGCTTATGCCTACTGTGGACCGCGCCGAACGATGGGGCCGTCAGCGTGGCGAAGATGGCCGGATGCTCGGCCACCGACTCCGGCACGCCCTTGCCGCCGACCAGGCCGGCGCGCCCGATCTGAAACGTGTCGTCCTTCTTGACCTGGGCGCACGACGGGCAGATGACCGCCCGCCGGTTGCCGCACCGGACGAGGCGGTAGCCGGTCGGCTCGTCGTCGGTGCAGTAGTGGTCCAGCACCTCGCCGGTGCCGGCGTCGACCACGGTCCGGTAGCCACGCAAGCGGATCGGGTTCGCGCACGCGCCTGTCAATCTAACTTGACGTTCCCAGGCCGGAAAGTCCGGCATGGCCATACGACTTGCCGCCGCTCGAACGTCCTCGGGCAGGTTCTCGAATCTGTTCAAGCGGCCGCTCCGAAGTCGGAACGACAGACCCTTTCACCATCCGACGGTGCGGGCGGCTCGGCCAGGTCCAGGCCGAGTGTCGCGCAGATGCGACGCCATTTCCGTTCAGACCAGGCGGGCGCTTCAGCAGCCTTTCGGCGTCCCCATTCCCGCGCGCTGATCGGGTCCAAGATTGGGCGGCTCCCTTCCTCGATTCCAGGAAAAGAGCGCGCGAGATCGCCACACCGGCATCCAGCGTCCGACGTGCGAATACAGAAGAGAGGTTGCTACGGAAGCACAATCATGGAATCGAAGAAGGTGTGGCCTGTATGCGTCTGCCTACCGCCAGCAAAATTGTAGGTCCGGGTGAGTCCTACGACAGCGGTCCCCATGCGGCAAATCCCGGTCAGCTTGTAAAGGCAGAGGGCGCGTGCTTCCGTATTCGGTTGTGGCGATGTCTCGCGGCTCTGCAATCGAGAGTAGCCACGCCATCCGACAGTCTCAGCGAATAAAAGCGGCCACCAATATCGACTTCCACCGAGCGTCACGGTGAAGGCCGGTCACAGCCGTCACCAGTCGGTACCCGCGGGTACACGCTGACAACCAATGACAAACGCTGACCGAAGTGACGCAGACCACAAACGTCACTCTCAGTCCTCGCGCCAGATTGGCTCCAACCGCTCCGGGTTCCAGCCGCGCTTTCCGCCCGCCGGGTACACCAGCACCGCCGCGAGCACGTCCTCGATGTAGGCCCGCTTCTCCGCCAGCCCAAGCTTCGGCCACTTGGCCCGAAGGTCAACCGGCCTGCCCGCCGCGGCGTACTGCTTGGCGAGCCAGGCGTCGCGCTCCCCGCTCAAGGTCTGCTCCTCGCGCTCCAGCTCAGGCAACATCGCGAAGTAGCGACTGCTCGAAATCCGCTGGGGACGCGCCCGCCAAGCCGCAGTCAGGTCGGCGATGTCCTGGCGGATCTGGGCCAGCTCAGCTTCTCGCGCCCACGGCGAAGGAGCGCTCCTCGCCTCGCGCCGCTGCGCCTCCAGCTCGTACTTCGCGATGACCGCTTCCGCGATGAACTCATCGGTCTTGCCGCCCGGGATGCTCACCCCACCACAGCCGCCCTTGGCACGGCTCTCACAGGCGTAGTAGAAGAGCCCCGGCGTCTTCACCCGACTCTCGTGCGCCTTGATCGCCCGCAGCTTGTGGCCGCAGTCCGGCTTGCCGCAGCGCAAAGTGCCGGTCAGCAGGTAGATACGCGCATTCGTACCTCGTCCACGGACGGCGTTCGACCCGATGATCGCCGTGACAGCCTGCCACTCCCCGACCGTCAGGATCGGCTCGAACTGACCGATCACCGGCTCCCCCGACGCATCACGCACCACCTCCATGCGCACGTGCTCCTTGCCGGTATCGGGGTCGACCTCCCGCACGTGACGCGAGCGGTAGCCGCAGATGCGCGGGTTACGCAACACCTGCTTGACCGACTCGGCCACCCACTCCTTGCCGAGCGGCGTCTGGAGACCTGAGGCCCGCCATTGGGCTACGACCGCAGCGAGCGGCGCGCCCTCCAGGAGGCGCTGCGCGGCCTTCCTCACCGCGTCCGCTTCCAAAGGCTCCAGCGTGCGCAGATCCCGCTTCCACCCGAATGGACGCCGGCCGCCGGTGGGGTTCCCGCCTGCTCCATCGCCCGGTGCTTGCGGCGCACCCGGCGCGCCGCGTCCACCGACTGCTTGTGGTAGGTCGCCACTACGATCCGGGCGACAGTCCGGCCGTTGTCGGTAAGCAGGTCGAGGGTGCCGGTGATGTCCAGGATGGGGCGGCCGAAGTGCTCGACCACCTCGATGCAGTCTTCGAGGTGGCGGTTGTCGCGTGTGAGCCTGTCGATGTCGTAGACGATGAGGCCGTCAAGCCGCTGCCCATCAGGCGTCAGCCCGCGCTTGAGATCCTCCAGCGCGCCCTCGAAGACCGGGCGCACCACCCGGTACGCCATCCGCCCGTCCGGCAGCCGCACCCGCTTGCGCTTGTAGGCGCTGGTGTCCGGTTCCTCGTACGTGAAGACGTAGTTGCCCTTGCGGCCCTCGACGTAGCCGCGACAGTCCTTGGTCTGCTCGTCCCGGCCCTTGATGTCCCGGCCGGTCATGTACGGCGAGCCTGCGCGCTGCCCTTCAAATTCGAACGACAGCCGGACGAGTCCGGCGAGGTTCAGACCCTCCAGGTCACCCCAGTGCGCCCGTTGTACCAGCTCACCGCCCATGCATCAAACATACGTTCGCCTGTGTGGTGGTCCAGAATCATGCCGACCAACAGAGCCAACGGGCTCCGCTGGAGCAGCTCGTTGGCTTCGGCGTCGATGGGCAGGTTGAGCGTCATAGCCCCATCCTGCCCGATCCGCGCGGCGGCCGGGTGCGGGTGCGCGGCGCGCTCCACTATGGAAAGCGGCGGAGAGCGCACGATTGCCGATCTCGGGGAGGTAATCTCACGCCGTCGACATATGTGGCAGGTCGTCCCACCGAGGATGTTGCGGGGCGCCGCAGGCGTACGGGGGCGCGGCGGTCGGGCGCGGATGGCGGACCCACTGGACAGGAGGCTCCCGTGAGTAGGTACGTCATCACCATCACGCCCGACGACGGCGGCGCCGCCGCCGGCGCCGCGGCACACACCACCGTGCGAGTGGACATCTCCACCGGACAGACGCGAATCACCGAGCTCACCGTGCGCGCGGCCAGCGGCGGTGGCCTCGCCCCGGCCGACCTGCCACCGGTCGACCTCGACCTGCTGGTGCGCGCACTCACCGCACCCGCACCACCGGCCGCTCTGCCACCCGTCGCCGAGACCGTCGATGAAGAGGTCGCGCCCGCACCGCGCCGCCGCGCCCGCAAGACCGCGGCCAAGAAAGCGACGGCCAAAGCCACCACCCGGTCCGCCGCGAAGAAAGCCACCAAACGCGGCGCCGAAAACACCGGCACCCGCGCGTACCGGCGGATGCCCGAAGCCGACGAGGTCATGGACGTGTACCGGCAGACCGGCTCGATCACCGCGGTCGCCGAACACTTCGGTGTACCCCGCCACACCGTCGCCGGGTGGGCCCGCCGCCTGCGCTCACTGGGACACGCCATCGGCCGGCAGTAATCTCCGCACGGCTAGTCTTTCCTCGGGCTTTCGCCCCGTTCTGGTGCGATCGGGACAGCCGACGAGAGGGGCACAACCGTGCGGAAATCCATGGTGGCTCTGGCTGCGGTGGCGGCGCTGACCGCCTGCTCGGGCGACGACGGGGGCGACAGCGGCGGTGGCGAGCCGACGCAGCCGGCGGCCACCGTGCCCACACCGACCGGCTCCGGCGCGAGCAGCACCCCCGGCGGCCCGCCGGACCTCGGTGCGCCGCAGCAGGTGGCGAGCGGGCTGGATGTGCCGTGGGGCCTCGCGTTCCTGCCGGACGGCAACGCTCTCGTGGCGGAGCGCGACACCGGCCGCATCCTCCAGGTCTCGCCCGGCGGGCAGGCGCGCGAGGTGTACGAGGTGCCCGGCGTGGACGCGGGCGGCGAGGGCGGCCTGCTGGGGCTCGCGGTGTCACCCGGCTACGCGCAGGACCGCTGGGTGTACGCGTACCACACGGCCGACTCGGACAACCGCATCGTGCGTTTCCGGCTGGACGGTGACGCCCGGCCCGAGGTCGTCTTCCGGGGCATCCGCAAGGCGGGCAACCACAATGGAGGGCGCATCAAGTTCGGGCCGGACGGCATGCTGTACGCCGGCACGGGCGATGCCGCAAACACCGCCTCCTCGCAGGATCCGGACAGCCCCAACGGCAAGATCCTGCGCCTGACGCCGGAGGGCGACCCGGCGCCGGGCAACCCGCGGGCGGACTCCCCGGTCTACACGATGGGCCACCGCAACGTGCAAGGGCTGGCGTGGGACAGCGCGGGCCGGATGTACGCGACCGAGTTCGGCCAGAACCGCCTCGACGAGGTCAACCGCATCGAGGCGGGCAAAAACTACGGCTGGCCCGATGTGGAGGGCGAGGGCGACACGGACGGCGGGCGGTACACCAACCCGATCGTCACCTGGCCGACCGACGACGCCTCCCCCTCCGGCGCGGCAATCGCCGGCGACACGCTCTACGTGGCGGCGCTGCGCGGCGAGCGGCTCTGGACGGTACCCCTGAATGACGGCGAGGCCGGCGAGCCGCGCGCCGAACTGCGCGACCGCTACGGCCGCCTGCGCACCGTGGAGATCGCGCCCGACGGCGCGCTGTGGCTGGCCACGTCCAACCGCGACGGGCGCGGCGACCTCCGGGACGGTGACGATCGCGTCCTTCGCCACCCCGCGCGACCCTGAGACGCCAGAATGGCCGGATGAGTTCACCCCGACCGCCGCTCGCCGAACAGCTCGACCTCGCCCCCCACCCGGAGGGTGGGTGGTTCCGGGAGACGTGGCGCAGCGACCACGCGTTCGAGCCGGCCGGCTACGACGGGCCGCGCCGCGCCGCCACCGCGATCTACTTCCTGCTCCACCCGGGCGAGGAGTCGCGGTGGCACATGGTGCGCTCGGACGAGCTGTGGCTGTGGCACTCCGGCGGCCCGCTGGAGCTGCGCATGCGCAACCACGAGACCGCCATCCTGGGCGACGACATCGCCGCCGGCCAGGTCCCGCAGGTGCTGGTGCCGGGCGGGGTGTGGCAGGCCGCCGCGCCCGCCGGCGACCAGCATGTGCTGGTCAGCTGCGTGGTGGCGCCGGGCTTCGACTTCGCCGACTTCCGGATGGACTGAGATGCTTTTCACCGACAAGGGCGTGGAGCAGCTGCGCACGGCCCTCCGCGAGTACACGGCCAGCGGCATCGCCGACCGCCTCGGCGAGGTGGCCACCGCCGCCGTGTCCCGCAACGACTTCCGCGCGGCGCTGCGCGCCACCGCCGACCGCGACCCGCTGGCCACGCTGATCCGGCTCTTCGTGTGCGGGCAGACCGAGTCCACCGCCGCGGTGGAGGCCGCGCTCGCGCCGCTCCCCCTCGCCGACGCGCTCGCCGCCGGGCTTGTCGTGCCCGACGGCGACGGGTTGCGGCAGGGGCTCGACCTCGAGGCGTACGGCGACTCGTGGTGGGTCCTCGCCGACCTGCCCGCCACCGCCCACCCGGGCGTGCCGCTGGCGCCCGACCACGTGCTCGGCGTGGGCGGCGCCTCCACCACGCTGGCCGGCGCCACGATCCGCCGCCCGGTGGGTTCGGCGCTGGACCTGGGCACCGGCTGCGGCGTACAGGCTTTGCACCTCGCCCAGCACGCCACCACCGTGACCGCCACGGACGTGAGCGAGCGGGCGCTCAGCTTCGCCGCCACCAACGCCGCGCTCAACGACCTCTCGTGGGAGCTGCTGCGCGGTGACATGGTCGCGCCGGTGGCGGGGCGCCGCTTCGACCTGGTGGTGAGCAACCCGCCCTTCGTGGTGGGTCCGGGCACGGCCACCCACGCGTACCGCGACTCCGGCCGCGCCGGCGACGGCATCAGCGCCGAGCTGGCCGCCGCCGCGCCGGGGCTGCTGACCGAGGGCGGCACGATGCAGTACCTGGCCAACTGGGCGCACGTGGCCGGCGAGGAGTGGGGCGACCGGGTGGCCGGGTGGGTCGCCGGCACGGGCCTTTCCGCCTGGGTGATCCAGCGCGAGGTGGCCGACCCAGTGTCCTATGTGGACCTTTGGCTGACCGACGCGGGCGAGCCGCACGACCCGGCCCGCAGGGCGGCGTGGCTCGACTGGTTCGACGCCCACAAGATCGAGGCGGTGGGCTTCGGCCTGATCACCCTCCGCCGCGCCGGCGCCGACGACCCGGTGGTCCGGGTCGAAGACCTGCGCCAGCAGGTGGCGGGCCCGCTCGGAGCGCAGGTCGCGGCCTGGTTCGACCGCCAGGATTTCCTTCGGGTACGCGACGCGGCCGCCATCCTCGCCGGACGGTACCGGGCGGCCGACGGTCTCCAGCTGCGGCAGGAGGCCACGATGGGCCCCGAAGGCTGGGCGGTGGACCGCCAGGTGCTGGCGATGCCACAGGGCCTGCGCTGGAGCGAGGAGGTCGACCCGCTCGTGCTCGCGCTCGTCGGCGGCTGCGACGGCCAGGTGCCGCTGCGCGACCAGATCGCCGTCCTGGCGGTCGCGCACGAGGTGGCGGAGCAGGATCTGGCCGAGGCCGCGGTGCCGATCGTCGCGCACCTTGTGGAGCGCGGCGTGCTGCTCCCGGAGGGCTGAGCGGGATGCGCGCGGTGGTACAGACCGTCGGCCGGGCGAGCGTGACGGTCGAGGACGAGGTGGTCGGCGCGATCCAGGACGGCCTCCTGGTGCTGCTCGGTGTCACGCACACCGACACGCCCTCGACCGCGGAGACGATGGCCCGCAAGGTGTGGGAGCTGCGGATCCTGGACGACGAGCGCTCGGCCTCGGACGCCGGCGCGCCCGTCCTGGTGGTCAGCCAGTTCACCCTCTACGGCGACGCCCGCAAGGGCCGGCGACCGTCGTGGAGCGCCGCCGCGCCGGCGGAGGTGGCCGAGCCGCTGGTGACCGCGTTCGTCAAGGCGCTGGAGTCGCGCGGGGCCACGGTGGCCACGGGCCGCTTCCGCGCCCACATGCTCGTGGAGAGCGTCAACGTGGGCCCTCGCACGATCCTGCTCGACGTCTAGGCGGCGGACCTCAGAGTTGATCAGGGACCTCGTGGGTGGACGCCGGGCGCCGGCGCTCACGAAGTCCCTGATCAACTTGGGTGGGTCGGTTTTAGAAGAACAGGCCCCTACGTTGAGCCGACTGGCGGAGCCAGGCGTCCAGTTGGCCGGCCCAGTCGGCCTGCTCGGCCCCCGCGTAGTCGACCGTGAAGCGGCCGAACGTGTCGCGGCCCTCGGTGAAGACGCCACCCCGCTTGTCCAGCTCCAGCACCACCTGGAGCTGGTGCGGCGTCGGCAGGAAGGTGACCTCGAGCTGGTTGAACGCCCGCGCGTACTGCGGGGCGGGGTAGAACTCGATCTCCTGGTAGAAGGGCAGCGACTGCTGCACGCCGTGGATGCGGCCGCGCTCGACGTCGGCCTTGCTGAAGCGGAAGCCCAGCCGCAGGAACGCGTCCAGGATGCGCTCCTGTGCCGGCAGCGGGTGCACCGCCACCGCGTCCAGGTCACCCTTGTCGACCGAGCGGGCCACCTCGAGCTCGGTGCGCAGGCCCATGGTCATGCCGTGCAGATGCTGGCCGTACAGCTCGGTGATCGGGGTCTCCCACGGCACGTCGAAGCGGAACGGCACGTCGTGGCGCCCGCCCGGAGCCAGCCGGAAGGAGCCGGTCAGCCGCTGGCGGTGGAACTCCTGCGTCGTGTCGTACTCCGAGTCCCCGCTCTCCACCTCGACGCGGGTGACCAGGCCGACAGCCAGATATTCGATATCGACCGGGTGGTCGCCACCGACCACGTGCACCTGACCCTCCAGGTAGCCGCCCGGCCGGCAGTTTGGGTTGCTGAGCACTGTCTCCACCGACGGGCCTCCCACACCCATCGCCTGCAACATGCGCTTGAAGACCACGTCGTCCTCCCGGATCGGGGGT
The window above is part of the Phytohabitans houttuyneae genome. Proteins encoded here:
- a CDS encoding DUF7782 domain-containing protein, which gives rise to MLFTDKGVEQLRTALREYTASGIADRLGEVATAAVSRNDFRAALRATADRDPLATLIRLFVCGQTESTAAVEAALAPLPLADALAAGLVVPDGDGLRQGLDLEAYGDSWWVLADLPATAHPGVPLAPDHVLGVGGASTTLAGATIRRPVGSALDLGTGCGVQALHLAQHATTVTATDVSERALSFAATNAALNDLSWELLRGDMVAPVAGRRFDLVVSNPPFVVGPGTATHAYRDSGRAGDGISAELAAAAPGLLTEGGTMQYLANWAHVAGEEWGDRVAGWVAGTGLSAWVIQREVADPVSYVDLWLTDAGEPHDPARRAAWLDWFDAHKIEAVGFGLITLRRAGADDPVVRVEDLRQQVAGPLGAQVAAWFDRQDFLRVRDAAAILAGRYRAADGLQLRQEATMGPEGWAVDRQVLAMPQGLRWSEEVDPLVLALVGGCDGQVPLRDQIAVLAVAHEVAEQDLAEAAVPIVAHLVERGVLLPEG
- a CDS encoding PQQ-dependent sugar dehydrogenase, whose product is MVALAAVAALTACSGDDGGDSGGGEPTQPAATVPTPTGSGASSTPGGPPDLGAPQQVASGLDVPWGLAFLPDGNALVAERDTGRILQVSPGGQAREVYEVPGVDAGGEGGLLGLAVSPGYAQDRWVYAYHTADSDNRIVRFRLDGDARPEVVFRGIRKAGNHNGGRIKFGPDGMLYAGTGDAANTASSQDPDSPNGKILRLTPEGDPAPGNPRADSPVYTMGHRNVQGLAWDSAGRMYATEFGQNRLDEVNRIEAGKNYGWPDVEGEGDTDGGRYTNPIVTWPTDDASPSGAAIAGDTLYVAALRGERLWTVPLNDGEAGEPRAELRDRYGRLRTVEIAPDGALWLATSNRDGRGDLRDGDDRVLRHPARP
- a CDS encoding cupin domain-containing protein is translated as MSSPRPPLAEQLDLAPHPEGGWFRETWRSDHAFEPAGYDGPRRAATAIYFLLHPGEESRWHMVRSDELWLWHSGGPLELRMRNHETAILGDDIAAGQVPQVLVPGGVWQAAAPAGDQHVLVSCVVAPGFDFADFRMD
- the dtd gene encoding D-aminoacyl-tRNA deacylase gives rise to the protein MRAVVQTVGRASVTVEDEVVGAIQDGLLVLLGVTHTDTPSTAETMARKVWELRILDDERSASDAGAPVLVVSQFTLYGDARKGRRPSWSAAAPAEVAEPLVTAFVKALESRGATVATGRFRAHMLVESVNVGPRTILLDV
- a CDS encoding sporulation protein, translating into MVFKRMLQAMGVGGPSVETVLSNPNCRPGGYLEGQVHVVGGDHPVDIEYLAVGLVTRVEVESGDSEYDTTQEFHRQRLTGSFRLAPGGRHDVPFRFDVPWETPITELYGQHLHGMTMGLRTELEVARSVDKGDLDAVAVHPLPAQERILDAFLRLGFRFSKADVERGRIHGVQQSLPFYQEIEFYPAPQYARAFNQLEVTFLPTPHQLQVVLELDKRGGVFTEGRDTFGRFTVDYAGAEQADWAGQLDAWLRQSAQRRGLFF
- a CDS encoding recombinase family protein, with amino-acid sequence MEADAVRKAAQRLLEGAPLAAVVAQWRASGLQTPLGKEWVAESVKQVLRNPRICGYRSRHVREVDPDTGKEHVRMEVVRDASGEPVIGQFEPILTVGEWQAVTAIIGSNAVRGRGTNARIYLLTGTLRCGKPDCGHKLRAIKAHESRVKTPGLFYYACESRAKGGCGGVSIPGGKTDEFIAEAVIAKYELEAQRREARSAPSPWAREAELAQIRQDIADLTAAWRARPQRISSSRYFAMLPELEREEQTLSGERDAWLAKQYAAAGRPVDLRAKWPKLGLAEKRAYIEDVLAAVLVYPAGGKRGWNPERLEPIWRED
- a CDS encoding recombinase family protein, with amino-acid sequence MGGELVQRAHWGDLEGLNLAGLVRLSFEFEGQRAGSPYMTGRDIKGRDEQTKDCRGYVEGRKGNYVFTYEEPDTSAYKRKRVRLPDGRMAYRVVRPVFEGALEDLKRGLTPDGQRLDGLIVYDIDRLTRDNRHLEDCIEVVEHFGRPILDITGTLDLLTDNGRTVARIVVATYHKQSVDAARRVRRKHRAMEQAGTPPAAGVHSGGSGICARWSLWKRTR
- a CDS encoding replication initiator, which produces MAMPDFPAWERQVRLTGACANPIRLRGYRTVVDAGTGEVLDHYCTDDEPTGYRLVRCGNRRAVICPSCAQVKKDDTFQIGRAGLVGGKGVPESVAEHPAIFATLTAPSFGAVHSRHKQLGKDGKPLRCRVRRDAEPCPHGVVMSCRERHGEGDPRVGQAMCLECYDYTGAVLFNAYAGELWKRLTIYLRREIAARVGTSRTSLGKVAKVSFFKVAEYQARGVIHFHVVIRIDGPSGPSSAPPSWARVELLESGLRHAAAAVYVDLFSRTVRFGSQLDVQPVSQAGDGISGPRAALYIAKYVTKGAEIAGLPPRRIKSVDDLYWLHLPAHAERMVRECFALDLDPAHRDIAFARWAHMLGYRGHAATKSLAYSTTYGRLQQERRDHQQAERRHSQGLPPLDGRNIVIDAKWRFMRSGLAHGEAPIVDAIRARQRHFRSG